In Pararge aegeria chromosome 5, ilParAegt1.1, whole genome shotgun sequence, one DNA window encodes the following:
- the LOC120623878 gene encoding periodic tryptophan protein 2 homolog encodes MKFNYKFQNLLGTVYRRGDIIFTNDGNCVFSPVGNKITVYNLKQNKSNTLPVESHFNYTAIDVSPNGSILLAINEKGEAQMISLLTCTVIHRYKFKQQVNAVKFSPDGKLFAACCDDTVFIMSAPSTFTGEFRSFIMKRVFKKAHDEVTCLDWSSCGKLLAAGSKDTTTKIYTSEYIDNLNMYSLSGHTDKVVGVFFERKSLDLITVSRNGQVCLWEASIDSDDLVTSAVQISHKKRRKLQKEAELEDDEVDEENVIEKDKEYESDQDANMEADIEKADHKLEDDKKLRYKKLGRHYIGDAIRNANHKCRVSAAAYHKNTKILVTGFSTGIFFLHEMPDVNLIHTLSISEHRISSIAMSAQGDWIAFGCPNIGQLLVWEWQSEQYVMKQQGHSLDMTCLAYSPDGLYIVTGGYDGKVKVWNTTSGFCFVTFNEHKSTVTSIVFSANKKFFVSSSLDGTVRCYDLTRYRNFRTLTSPSLVQFGCVAVDSSSELCAAGGQDVFEIFVWSIKFGKLLEVLGGHEAPVACLAFSPNLSSSRLASASWDKTVKLWNCIETSSESETIQLTSDALQVAFRPDGEEIAVSTLDGNISFFNVTTSDQTGSIEGRNDLGSGRADTDLVTPEKMLKTKAFTTICYSADGTSLLGAGNSKHVCLYSIKESVLIKKFVITQNRSLDAVNDFVNRRFLTEFGNMALVENRDELEGGDVHLRLPGVKAGDMADRRVKPEVRVHCIRFSPTGESFAVAATEGLLLYSQNAGVDGTFRPYRLETSSTPLAVKQLLQDKSWGLALIGALQLNEHDVIQQCVEAVPPSDIELTVASLEEDYAFRLLSSIARLLEESRHLEHLLLWVRNIVTAKKKFPQTVLLALEKVLTVKYSQLSKICDFNKYTIRCIKSVGELTPKQEDVVMDSDQSSGRGTFSDSDSD; translated from the exons ATGAAGTTCAATTATAAG TTTCAAAATTTACTGGGCACAGTATACAGGAGAGgagatataatatttacaaatgaCGGCAACTGTGTGTTCAGTCCAGTGGGCAACAAAATTACAGTATATAATCTTAAGCA AAACAAAAGCAACACTCTGCCAGTTGAGAGCCATTTTAATTATACAGCCATTGATGTTTCACCAAATGGATCAATATTACTTGCAATTAATGAAA aggGTGAAGCACAAATGATAAGTCTCTTGACATGTACAGTTATACACAGATACAAATTCAAGCAGCAAGTGAACGCTGTCAAGTTTAGTCCCGATGGAAAACTGTTTGCTGCTTGCTGTGATGATACAg ttttcattaTGTCAGCACCCAGTACTTTCACGGGAGAATTCCGTTCGTTCATTATGAAGCGAGTGTTCAAGAAGGCACACGACGAAGTCACTTGCCTCGACTGGTCGAGTTGTGGCAAGTTACTCGCCGCCGGCTCGAAGGACACCACCACGAAAATATACACGTCAGAGTACATAGACAACTTAAATATGTACTCGCTAAGCGGGCATACGGATAAAGTCGTTGGTGTTTTCTTCGAACGGAAGAGTTTGGACCTTATTACCGTGAGTCGGAACGGTCAAGTTTGCTTGTGGGAAGCCAGTATTGATTCGGATGATTTGGTGACGTCGGCGGTTCAAATATCGCATAAGAAGAGAAGGAAACTACAGAAGGAGGCAGAGTTAGAAGATGATGAAGTGGACGAGGAGAATGTTATTGAGAAGGATAAAGAATAT GAAAGCGATCAAGACGCGAACATGGAGGCTGACATTGAGAAGGCGGATCATAAATTGGAAGACGATAAGAAATTGCGGTATAAGAAATTAGGCCGGCACTACATTGGCGACGCGATAAGAAACGCTAATCACAAATGCAGAGTGTCTGCTGCGGCCTATCACAAGAACACTAAGATACTGGTCACAG GTTTCTCGACCGGCATATTCTTCCTGCACGAGATGCCCGACGTGAATCTGATCCACACCCTCAGTATATCGGAGCACAGGATCAGCAGTATCGCGATGTCAGCTCAAGGCGACTGGATAGCGTTCGGCTGTCCCAATATAGGGCAGCTGCTTGTTTGGGAATGGCaga GTGAACAGTACGTGATGAAGCAACAAGGTCACTCTCTCGACATGACCTGCCTCGCGTACTCACCCGACGGCCTGTATATAGTGACGGGGGGTTACGACGGAAAGGTCAAGGTCTGGAACACGACCTCTGGGTTCTGCTTCGTGACCTTCAACGAGCACAAGTCAACGGTCACCAGTATAGTGTTCAGCGCGAACAAGAAGTTCTTTGTGTCTTCATCGCTCGACGGGACTGTGAGATGCTACGATCTTACAAG ATACCGCAACTTCAGAACCCTTACATCTCCAAGCCTGGTACAATTTGGATGCGTTGCTGTGGATTCAAGCAGCGAGCTGTGTGCCGCTGGGGGGCAGGATGTCTTCGAAATATTCGTTTGGTCCATCAAATTTGGCAAGCTCCTCGAG GTACTAGGAGGCCATGAAGCTCCAGTAGCTTGTTTGGCCTTCAGTCCGAACCTGTCTAGTTCCCGCCTCGCCTCTGCATCGTGGGACAAGACCGTCAAACTGTGGAACTGCATCGAGACCAGTTCCGAGAGTGAAACTATACAGTTGACATCAGACGCTTTACAAGTCGCCTTCAGACCTGACGGTGAAGAG ATTGCCGTATCAACACTAGACGGAAATATATCGTTCTTCAACGTAACGACGTCAGACCAAACGGGAAGCATCGAAGGTAGAAACGATTTGGGATCCGGCAGAGCTGATACCGACTTGGTGACGCCTGAAAAAATGCTCAAAACAAA GGCGTTTACAACTATATGCTATTCAGCTGACGGGACTTCGTTACTCGGTGCGGGAAACTCCAAGCACGTGTGTTTGTACAGCATTAAAGAGTCTGTGCTGATCAAAAAGTTTGTTATCACGCAAAATCGCTCTTTGGATGCTGTTAAC gACTTTGTAAACCGTCGCTTCCTAACAGAGTTCGGCAATATGGCCCTTGTCGAGAATAGGGATGAGTTGGAAGGTGGGGACGTCCATTTGAGACTGCCGGGGGTGAAGGCCGGCGATATGGCGGATAGGAGAGTTAAGCCAGAG GTTAGAGTGCATTGCATCCGGTTTTCGCCGACGGGCGAAAGTTTTGCTGTGGCTGCGACGGAAGGTCTGCTTCTCTACAGTCAAAACGCCGGCGTGGATGGAACTTTCAG GCCTTACCGGCTAGAAACCAGCTCAACGCCGCTAGCAGTGAAACAGCTGTTACAAGACAAGTCATGGGGGCTCGCGTTAATAGGCGCACTGCAACTGAACGAACATGACGTCATACAACAGTGCGTGGAAGCCGTCCCGCCTTCAGACA TTGAACTAACAGTGGCCAGCCTAGAAGAGGATTACGCGTTCCGCCTTCTGAGCTCAATAGCACGCCTTCTAGAAGAAAGCAGGCATTTGGAACATCTTCTGCTCTGGGTCAGGAACATTGTGACAGCAAAGAAGAAGTTCCCGCAGACGGTACTTCTGGCATTGGAGAAGGTTCTTACTGTAAAATACTCGCAGCTGAGTAAAAT ATGTGACTTCAATAAATACACAATCCGTTGTATAAAATCAGTTGGCGAGTTGACGCCGAAGCAAGAGGACGTGGTAATGGACTCCGACCAGTCGAGTGGACGGGGAACTTTCTCCGACAGTGATTCAGACTAA
- the LOC120623737 gene encoding V-type proton ATPase 16 kDa proteolipid subunit, with amino-acid sequence MTDPNPMYGPFFGVMGAASAIIFSALGAAYGTAKSGTGIAAMSVMRPELIMKSIIPVVMAGIIAIYGLVVAVLIAGSLEPPATYPLFRGFIHLGAGLAVGFSGLAAGFAIGIVGDAGVRGTAQQPRLFVGMILILIFAEVLGLYGLIVAIYLYTKQQ; translated from the exons ATGACTGACCCAAATCCCATGTATGGACCCTTCTTTGGAGTTATGGGGGCGGCGTCTGCTATTATATTCAGCG CCCTGGGAGCGGCCTATGGAACGGCCAAGTCGGGCACCGGTATCGCCGCCATGTCGGTGATGCGGCCCGAGCTCATCATGAAGTCTATCATCCCCGTGGTCATGGCTGGTATCATTGCCATCTACGGGCTGGTGGTGGCCGTGCTGATCGCCGGCTCCCTCGAGCCGCCCGCGACATATCCCCTGTTCAG agGATTCATTCACTTGGGTGCCGGTCTCGCGGTAGGGTTCTCTGGGCTGGCTGCCGGTTTCGCCATAGGCATCGTGGGAGATGCCGGCGTGCGTGGAACAGCTCAGCAGCCGAGGTTATTCGTCGGAATGATCCTTATCCTCATTTTCGCTGAAGTGTTGGGTCTATACGGTCTCATCGTAGCCATCTACCTCTACACGAAACAACAGTAA